A portion of the Cryptomeria japonica chromosome 5, Sugi_1.0, whole genome shotgun sequence genome contains these proteins:
- the LOC131034684 gene encoding ADP-ribosylation factor 1-like → MEAACIPNCRGRFSCNRFAIFLVGEEDGKQIQQNTRRRVKHKNVTFVVCDVGGQEKIRPLWKEYIGHSKGVIFVVDSDDRERISEAKDVLHNLLKEKELRDAAVVVFANKNDFPNAMSVLEITEELEMSSLTQRHWHVQSSCATSGDGLYEGLDWLSNNV, encoded by the exons ATGGAAGCAGCAT GCATTCCAAATTGTAGAGGCCGGTTTTCCTGCAATAGGTTTGCTATTTTCTTAGTAGGAGAAGAAGATGGGAAACAAATCCAGCAGAATACCAGAAGAAGAGTGAAGCACAAGAATGTTACCTTCGTTGTGTGTGATGTTGGGGGCCAGGAAAAGATCAGGCCCCTCTGGAAGGAATACATTGGGCATTCCAAGGGCGTTATTTTTGTTGTAGACAGTGATGACAGGGAGCGTATTAGTGAGGCAAAAGATGTGTTGCACAATTTGCTGAAAGAGAAAGAGCTGAGAGATGCTGCTGTTGTTGTGTTTGCAAACAAGAATGATTTTCCCAATGCAATGAGTGTTTTAGAGATCACAGAGGAGCTTGAAATGTCTTCTTTAACTCAACGCCATTGGCATGTTCAGAGCTCCTGTGCTACTTCTGGTGATGGTCTCTATGAAGGCTTGGATTGGCTTTCTAATAATGTCTAG